The following are encoded together in the Streptomyces sp. NBC_00341 genome:
- a CDS encoding DUF6188 family protein has protein sequence MSFADHERDGRIRLDGELVIETRITVTDAVGTQVLLPGTGTALAPLLGLFTKVVIEAEVTGLGTLSLCFDDGTRLGVDPDPDYESWSLTGSGLEPVLVGPGGETGRRH, from the coding sequence ATCAGCTTCGCTGATCACGAGCGCGACGGCCGCATCCGTCTCGACGGCGAACTCGTCATCGAGACGCGGATCACCGTCACCGATGCCGTCGGCACCCAGGTCCTCTTGCCCGGGACGGGAACGGCACTGGCACCGCTCCTCGGCCTGTTCACCAAGGTCGTCATCGAAGCCGAGGTCACCGGGCTCGGCACCCTGTCCCTCTGCTTCGACGACGGCACTCGACTCGGCGTCGATCCGGACCCCGATTACGAGTCCTGGAGCCTCACCGGCTCAGGGCTCGAACCAGTCCTGGTAGGCCCCGGCGGCGAAACCGGCCGGCGGCACTGA
- a CDS encoding Imm21 family immunity protein yields the protein MLRCLEAAAVLADLVTQWEECGMWITDGPAVLMDSAEAGAELNVEYPGGGLPVQAGISLPPGRSRVRAVHTEADEENWVGLVQLLAIAD from the coding sequence TTGTTGAGGTGCCTGGAAGCAGCAGCTGTCCTCGCAGATCTCGTCACCCAGTGGGAGGAGTGCGGGATGTGGATCACGGACGGTCCCGCTGTACTCATGGACTCCGCCGAAGCAGGTGCTGAGCTGAACGTGGAATATCCGGGTGGTGGACTTCCTGTACAGGCAGGGATCTCGCTGCCTCCTGGCCGCTCTAGGGTCCGCGCCGTCCACACCGAAGCTGACGAGGAGAACTGGGTTGGCCTGGTGCAGCTCCTGGCCATCGCGGACTAG